In one Diabrotica virgifera virgifera chromosome 5, PGI_DIABVI_V3a genomic region, the following are encoded:
- the LOC126885598 gene encoding golgin subfamily A member 6-like protein 22 gives MSTNKHNSEQTGVSEDDHRRDTENGTDMENENRKKQSPDDLKWEEGMNSFERELINSHKKKQKMNRSTAPKQSTLVGDEMLESSENDDDEIGEERSQEEVEKIEKGWQNIQERVLASFLLDDETMNKKKRKGDSLERINDLKRERLEESIKFPNETKQQKINRKLEELNIKLIEIFTNLSEKKGEKVEMDTELKKLLGVIKSTNNKKEDDSIAEKTQQEVKCDHCKLKVEQERQREEQEKIKRALNMGGGKKTFMSICNSKWEEKAYIKTNWEQGGLRETVEKKTCLIVTKKDAKDKGVENIIKDVGEDLAETLEEVNEGEIKFLENFRRKENKKTIWYTFVAGIEKESGGDIYDLAEKAITKIKKEMDETPKVVRVVAGNDLNKEIIRKALEYVGRRESISWEMIVRGKELEVEKKSEQEEALLIKMGGKKYNEVLSEMREKIDIGKIGLQVEKLKRTNGGDLLVKLKGRGAAEKLRAELDSKMNGMDTAIRRKETFFTITRLDPGVGEETLKKMIKSYTGVPEREIEVKVLRTNRYGEQVATIAVRPSIAEELRRYGSIKIGWVVCPIMERHNPVRCFKCLKFGHNTYECKEESRAACCYNCLQTGHTVASCGNKPYCSVCKEEGHRMDRMACPSYRALVYGRGGEGNP, from the coding sequence ATGAGTACCAATAAACACAATTCTGAACAGACGGGGGTGAGTGAAGACGACCATCGGCGAGACACGGAAAATGGAACGGATATGGAAAATGAGAATAGGAAAAAACAGTCGCCTGACGACTTGAAATGGGAAGAAGGAATGAACAGTTTTGAGAGGGAGCTCATAAACTCACATAAAAAGAAACAGAAGATGAACAGGTCGACTGCCCCAAAACAGTCGACACTAGTAGGGGATGAAATGCTGGAAAGCAGTGAAAATGATGACGATGAGATAGGGGAGGAAAGATCACAAGAGGAAgtggaaaaaatagaaaaaggatGGCAAAATATTCAGGAGAGGGTGTTAGCCTCTTTCTTGCTTGATGATGAAACCATGAATAAGAAGAAAAGGAAAGGGGACAGTCTAGAGAGAATAAATGATCTGAAGAGGGAGAGACTGGAAGAGAGTATTAAGTTTCCTAACGaaaccaaacaacaaaaaataaacaggaAACTCGAAGagttaaatataaaactaatagaGATATTTACTAACCTAAGCGAAAAAAAGGGGGAAAAGGTGGAGATGGATAcggaattaaaaaaactgttagGGGTCATAAAATCCACTAACAACAAAAAAGAAGACGACAGTATAGCCGAAAAAACACAACAAGAAGTAAAATGCGATCACTGTAAGCTAAAAGTGGAACAAGAAAGACAGAGAGAAGagcaagaaaaaattaaaagggcTCTAAACATGGGGGGAGGAAAAAAAACCTTCATGAGTATATGTAATAGCAAATGGGAGGAGAAAGCATATATAAAGACAAATTGGGAACAAGGGGGGTTACGAGAAACCGTCGAGAAGAAAACATGTCTGATAGTAACAAAAAAGGATGCGAAGGACAAAGGGGTAGAAAATATAATAAAGGACGTGGGAGAGGATCTGGCAGAAACACTAGAGGAAGTGAACGAGGGAGAAATCAAATTCCTTGAGAACTTTAGgaggaaagaaaataaaaaaacaatttggtACACGTTTGTCGCTGGAATAGAAAAAGAAAGTGGTGGCGATATATACGACCTAGCAGAAAAGGCTATAACTAAAATTAAGAAAGAGATGGATGAAACACCAAAGGTTGTACGGGTCGTAGCCGGTAACGACCTTAACAAGGAGATCATAAGGAAAGCCCTCGAATATGTGGGGCGGAGGGAAAGTATCTCATGGGAGATGATAGTAAGAGGGAAGGAACTCGAGGTAGAGAAGAAGTCAGAACAAGAAGAAGCCCTCCTTATAAAGATGGGGGGGAAAAAATATAACGAAGTTCTTAGCGAAATGAGAGAAAAAATCGACATTGGAAAAATCGGTCTACAAGTGGAGAAGTTAAAAAGAACGAATGGGGGAGATCTCCTTGTAAAGTTAAAGGGAAGAGGGGCTGCGGAGAAGTTGAGGGCTGAACTGGACAGCAAAATGAACGGGATGGACACGGCAATCAGAAGAAAAGAGACTTTCTTCACGATTACGCGGTTGGACCCTGGGGTTGGTGAGGAAACTCTAAAGAAAATGATAAAGAGCTATACAGGCGTTCCTGAGAGAGAGATAGAAGTCAAGGTTCTACGAACAAACAGATATGGGGAGCAGGTAGCTACGATAGCCGTACGCCCCTCCATAGCGGAAGAGCTGAGGAGGTACGGCTCAATAAAAATAGGGTGGGTTGTGTGTCCAATAATGGAGAGACACAACCCAGTTAGGTGTTTTAAGTGCCTAAAGTTCGGGCACAACACTTACGAATGCAAGGAAGAGAGCAGGGCGGCGTGCTGCTATAATTGTCTCCAAACGGGACATACCGTTGCAAGCTGCGGTAATAAACCGTACTGCTCGGTATGCAAAGAAGAAGGGCATAGGATGGACAGGATGGCCTGTCCGTCGTACCGAGCCCTTGTATACGGTAGGGGAGGAGAGGGGAACCCCTAA